One Apteryx mantelli isolate bAptMan1 chromosome 22, bAptMan1.hap1, whole genome shotgun sequence genomic region harbors:
- the MED31 gene encoding mediator of RNA polymerase II transcription subunit 31: MEADDTGNRLRFQLELEFVQCLANPNYLNFLAQRGYFKDKAFVNYLKYLLYWKEPEYAKYLKYPQCLHMLELLQYEHFRKELVNAQCAKFIDEQQILHWQHYSRKRMRLQQALAEQQQQNNTSVK, translated from the exons ATGATACAGGAAATCGACTGCGGTTCCAGCTGGAGTTGGAATTTGTTCAATGTCTGGCTAATCCAAATTATCTTAACT TCCTTGCACAGAGAGGCTACTTCAAAGACAAAGCTTTTGTAAATTATcttaaatatttactttattGGAAGGAACCTGAATATGCAAAATACCTAAA gtATCCTCAGTGTTTGCATATGTTAGAGCTGCTCCAATATGAACATTTCCGCAAAGAACTGGTAAATGCTCAGTGTGCTAAATTTATTGATGAGCAACAGATTCTTCACTGGCAACACTATTCACGGAAAAGAATGCGACTCCAGCAAgcactggcagagcagcagcaacagaacaACACCTcagtaaaatga
- the TXNDC17 gene encoding thioredoxin domain-containing protein 17, protein MGWEEKRVHGYGEFAETAQRCHGRPIFALFCGDKDAAGRSWCPDCVTAEPIVRKELHNMPDGSVFIYCLVGDRAYWKDPNNEFRKNLKLTGVPTLLKYGTPQKLVEEECFKAELVRMLFTED, encoded by the exons ATGGGCTGGGAGGAGAAGCGGGTGCACGGGTACGGCGAGTTCGCGGAGACGGCGCAGCGCTGCCATGGCAGGCCCATCTTCGCCCTCTTCTGCGGCGACAAGGACGCCGCGGGCCGCAGCTGGTGCCCGGACTGCGTGACGG CTGAACCCATTGTGAGGAAGGAACTTCATAACATGCCTGATGGGTCTGTATTCATCTACTGCCTAGTAGGAGACAGAGCCTA CTGGAAAGATCCCAACAATGAATTCAGAAAGAATCTGAAACTAACAGGAGTGCCTACACTACTTAAATATGGAACA CCTCAGAAGCTGGTTGAAGAAGAATGTTTTAAGGCAGAGCTCGTGCGTATGTTGTTTACTGAAGATTAA
- the KIAA0753 gene encoding protein moonraker isoform X1, whose amino-acid sequence MGPSKLSTSDVTFASNTPLYRNEATTLQTQLRFNRNVPAVPENLPVRFPSPRPIIIEKVKPSNDQRSLAGSEGPSIRSSGMFSVVSEEKLKFAIQLAKRDIRRRHREEQVKQQVFGVAANKQLLAKKSQQHKNELLQSLEEKNTLKSWTPLKYQQKLGQPSKVETTNSGAKVYLYTPNEGKLISAVLDSPPTHDPGPGSKTSIRKKDENVQEVRRLQKELRSCIQKIEELAKKERGEILDPGEEQRIRIRRQEQAARSAQRLYVLQQQVKEIQDDLEKLSLHKIKHTKKSRAVSRLAAAHRGAIRALQTFANQFTDQTEQQVPTHYKELGSLIRQLSLCSAKLEMDSSLSDTIIDILLQVEDLDSLLEKKQTPKKAKKCLSASQGKSPGNNEIFPARKQLTSPRGEKKPLILKEQLGQEPRKPSAARRLLTDKHELAANISAVPKTNSRAHISHSEFQEENDPPTPEKNAILQGSLDALARAGAVKKGPMLESGPLKKKGVLRPAKSKGVPKALKSRQVQPQGKHARFQETTVAFQLKESKRLVKESRIPWVPPNPTSPPASPKRAVKIPRNARSKELIGNSASQKGKAEERKLGLMEKEALRSQGASPTQLADKVESAVHEHLEPLLDKAQKVNLSLETSSHLKDSSFMNKLSTHAAEKQVEANADILSEKLLDDLLEDTAQELWSMEQQERLQAQALAMADSASLETMLQRMEDIERYQEAVRRRLTQIVYSDLEFWAQEEKKELQNASIAKRPSSPHPIQITKLVGQKEPEIDIIFEKSFDGKGVDENKDSEEKLQPGNDILQPLNQSMSLQNECCVSLSVPKHMFQSILDYNNRYKHHLKLISHEAVGSFNPWQIAESLAEELTEEALCDVAAELQDVCEDYAEAVFISEFLQPT is encoded by the exons ATGGGACCAAGCAAGCTATCTACATCCGATGTTACATTTGCATCCAATACCCCGCTATACAGGAATGAAGCAACAACATTACAAACACAG CTCCGGTTTAATAGGAATGTTCCTGCAGTTCCAGAGAATTTGCCTGTCAGATTCCCTAGTCCTCGTCCAATTATAATAGAAAAAGTGAAGCCATCCAATGATCAGAGAAGTCTAGCTGGCAGTGAAGGTCCCAGCATAAGAAGCTCTGGCATGTTTTCAGTGGTATCTGAAGAGAAACTAAAATTTGCTATTCAGCTAGCCAAAAGGGACATAAGACGAAGACATCGTGAAGAGCAAGTGAAACAGCAGGTGTTTGGAGTTGCTGCTAATAAACAGTTGTTGGCCAAGAAGTCACAACAACACAAAAATGAACTATTACAAAGtctggaagagaaaaatacaCTGAAGTCTTGGACTCCCTTGAAATATCAGCAGAAACTTGGTCAGCCTTCCAAAGTGGAGACCACCAACTCTGGTGCTAAAGTTTATCTCTACACACCAAACGAGGGAAAGCTAATATCAGCTGTTTTAGACTCTCCACCCACCCATGACCCTGGACCAGGCTCCAAGACAagtatcagaaaaaaagatgaaaatgtacAGGAAGTCCGACGTCTGCAAAAGGAATTGAGGAGTTGTATCCAGAAAATTGAAGAACTGGCTAAAAAAG AGAGAGGTGAAATTTTGGATCCTGGTGAAGAGCAACGAATTCGCATTAGGAGACAGGAACAAGCTGCACGGTCAGCTCAGAGGTTGTATGTTCTCCAGCAACAA GTAAAAGAAATTCAGGATGATTTAGAGAAACTGAGTCTTCATAAAATCAAACATACTAAAAAG TCTCGAGCAGTATCCAGAttggctgcagcacacagaggAGCTATACGAGCCTTGCAGACATTTGCCAATCAGTTTACTGATCAAACAGAGCAACAGGTTCCTACCCACTACAAGGAACTGGGCAGTCTCATTCGACAACTGTCTCTCTGTTCTGCCAAACTAGAAATGGATTCTTCTCTTTCTGACACTATCATAGATATCCTGCTACAAGTTGAG GATCTGGATTCAttgctggaaaagaaacaaacacccaaaaaagcaaagaaatgtctTTCAGCATCTCAGGGCAAATCTCCAGGAAACAATGAGATATTTCCAGCCAGAAAGCAGCTTACATctccaagaggagaaaagaaacctCTCATCTTAAAGGAACAGCTTGGACAAGAACCTAGAAAACCTTCAGCTGCCAGGAGACTCTTGACTG aCAAGCATGAACTTGCTGCAAATATTTCAGCAGTTCCAAAGACAAACAGTCGCGCTCATATATCACACAGTGaatttcaagaagaaaatgaCCCACCTACTCCAGAGAAAAATGCCATTTTACAAGGAAGCTTAGATGCATTGGCAAGAGCTGGAGCTGTAAAAAAAGGTCCCATGCTTGAAAGTGGCCCTTTGAAGAAGAAAGGAGTATTACGACCTGCAAAATCAAAG GGAGTGCCTAAAGCTCTAAAATCAAGACAGGTACAACCTCAAGGAAAGCATGCCCGGTTTCAAGAGACAACTGTAGCTTTCCAACTAAAAGAGAGCAAACGACTGGTTAAGGAGAGCAGAATACCCTGGGTACCTCCAAACCCTACATCTCCACCTGCTTCGCCAAAACG TGCTGTCAAGATACCCAGGAATGCAAGATCCAAGGAACTCATTGGTAACTCAGCTTCACAGaaagggaaggcagaagaaagaaaactagGTCTCATGGAAAAAGAAGCTCTCAG GTCACAAGGTGCTTCTCCAACCCAGCTTGCAGACAAAGTTGAGAGTGCAGTACACGAGCACTTAGAACCTCTTTTGGACAAGGCACAG AAGGTAAATCTCTCCTTGGAAACAAGCAGTCATTTGAAGGATTCTTCATTTATGAACAAGCTCTCAACTCATGCAGCTGAAAAG cAGGTTGAAGCAAATGCAGATATCCTGAGTGAAAAGCTACTGGATGATCTTCTGGAAGATACTGCTCAGGAGCTCTGGAGCATGGAGCAGCAGGAGAGACtccaggcccaggcgctggccATGGCAGACAGTGCTAGTTTGGAAACAATGTTGCAAAGGATGGAAGACATTGAA AGATACCAGGAAGCTGTACGCAGGAGACTTACCCAGATTGTGTACAGCGATTTGGAGTTCTGGGcccaggaagagaaaaaag aACTTCAAAATGCATCAATAGCTAAAAGACCTTCCTCTCCACATCCAATTCAGATAACTAAACTAGTTGGACAGAAAGAGCCAGAAATAGACATTATATTTGAAAAATCTTTTGATGGCAA GGGTGTTGATGAAAACAAAGACTCAGAGGAGAAACTGCAGCCTGGAAATGACATTCTGCAGCCCTTGAATCAGAGTATGTCTCTGCAAAATGAGTGCtgtgtttctctctctgttccaAAGCATATGTTCCAGAGCATCTTGGATTATAACAACAGATACAAGCATCACCTAAAGCTCATTTCCCATGAGGCAGTAGGCAGTTTCAATCCATGGCAGATTGCTGAGAG TCTTGCAGAGGAACTGACGGAAGAAGCCCTATGTGATgtggcagcagagctgcaggatgtTTGTGAGGATTATGCAGAAGCTGTGTTCATCTCAGAGTTTTTGCAGCCAACGTAG
- the KIAA0753 gene encoding protein moonraker isoform X2, with translation MGPSKLSTSDVTFASNTPLYRNEATTLQTQLRFNRNVPAVPENLPVRFPSPRPIIIEKVKPSNDQRSLAGSEGPSIRSSGMFSVVSEEKLKFAIQLAKRDIRRRHREEQVKQQVFGVAANKQLLAKKSQQHKNELLQSLEEKNTLKSWTPLKYQQKLGQPSKVETTNSGAKVYLYTPNEGKLISAVLDSPPTHDPGPGSKTSIRKKDENVQEVRRLQKELRSCIQKIEELAKKERGEILDPGEEQRIRIRRQEQAARSAQRLYVLQQQVKEIQDDLEKLSLHKIKHTKKSRAVSRLAAAHRGAIRALQTFANQFTDQTEQQVPTHYKELGSLIRQLSLCSAKLEMDSSLSDTIIDILLQVEDLDSLLEKKQTPKKAKKCLSASQGKSPGNNEIFPARKQLTSPRGEKKPLILKEQLGQEPRKPSAARRLLTDKHELAANISAVPKTNSRAHISHSEFQEENDPPTPEKNAILQGSLDALARAGAVKKGPMLESGPLKKKGVLRPAKSKGVPKALKSRQVQPQGKHARFQETTVAFQLKESKRLVKESRIPWVPPNPTSPPASPKRAVKIPRNARSKELIGNSASQKGKAEERKLGLMEKEALRSQGASPTQLADKVESAVHEHLEPLLDKAQKVNLSLETSSHLKDSSFMNKLSTHAAEKVEANADILSEKLLDDLLEDTAQELWSMEQQERLQAQALAMADSASLETMLQRMEDIERYQEAVRRRLTQIVYSDLEFWAQEEKKELQNASIAKRPSSPHPIQITKLVGQKEPEIDIIFEKSFDGKGVDENKDSEEKLQPGNDILQPLNQSMSLQNECCVSLSVPKHMFQSILDYNNRYKHHLKLISHEAVGSFNPWQIAESLAEELTEEALCDVAAELQDVCEDYAEAVFISEFLQPT, from the exons ATGGGACCAAGCAAGCTATCTACATCCGATGTTACATTTGCATCCAATACCCCGCTATACAGGAATGAAGCAACAACATTACAAACACAG CTCCGGTTTAATAGGAATGTTCCTGCAGTTCCAGAGAATTTGCCTGTCAGATTCCCTAGTCCTCGTCCAATTATAATAGAAAAAGTGAAGCCATCCAATGATCAGAGAAGTCTAGCTGGCAGTGAAGGTCCCAGCATAAGAAGCTCTGGCATGTTTTCAGTGGTATCTGAAGAGAAACTAAAATTTGCTATTCAGCTAGCCAAAAGGGACATAAGACGAAGACATCGTGAAGAGCAAGTGAAACAGCAGGTGTTTGGAGTTGCTGCTAATAAACAGTTGTTGGCCAAGAAGTCACAACAACACAAAAATGAACTATTACAAAGtctggaagagaaaaatacaCTGAAGTCTTGGACTCCCTTGAAATATCAGCAGAAACTTGGTCAGCCTTCCAAAGTGGAGACCACCAACTCTGGTGCTAAAGTTTATCTCTACACACCAAACGAGGGAAAGCTAATATCAGCTGTTTTAGACTCTCCACCCACCCATGACCCTGGACCAGGCTCCAAGACAagtatcagaaaaaaagatgaaaatgtacAGGAAGTCCGACGTCTGCAAAAGGAATTGAGGAGTTGTATCCAGAAAATTGAAGAACTGGCTAAAAAAG AGAGAGGTGAAATTTTGGATCCTGGTGAAGAGCAACGAATTCGCATTAGGAGACAGGAACAAGCTGCACGGTCAGCTCAGAGGTTGTATGTTCTCCAGCAACAA GTAAAAGAAATTCAGGATGATTTAGAGAAACTGAGTCTTCATAAAATCAAACATACTAAAAAG TCTCGAGCAGTATCCAGAttggctgcagcacacagaggAGCTATACGAGCCTTGCAGACATTTGCCAATCAGTTTACTGATCAAACAGAGCAACAGGTTCCTACCCACTACAAGGAACTGGGCAGTCTCATTCGACAACTGTCTCTCTGTTCTGCCAAACTAGAAATGGATTCTTCTCTTTCTGACACTATCATAGATATCCTGCTACAAGTTGAG GATCTGGATTCAttgctggaaaagaaacaaacacccaaaaaagcaaagaaatgtctTTCAGCATCTCAGGGCAAATCTCCAGGAAACAATGAGATATTTCCAGCCAGAAAGCAGCTTACATctccaagaggagaaaagaaacctCTCATCTTAAAGGAACAGCTTGGACAAGAACCTAGAAAACCTTCAGCTGCCAGGAGACTCTTGACTG aCAAGCATGAACTTGCTGCAAATATTTCAGCAGTTCCAAAGACAAACAGTCGCGCTCATATATCACACAGTGaatttcaagaagaaaatgaCCCACCTACTCCAGAGAAAAATGCCATTTTACAAGGAAGCTTAGATGCATTGGCAAGAGCTGGAGCTGTAAAAAAAGGTCCCATGCTTGAAAGTGGCCCTTTGAAGAAGAAAGGAGTATTACGACCTGCAAAATCAAAG GGAGTGCCTAAAGCTCTAAAATCAAGACAGGTACAACCTCAAGGAAAGCATGCCCGGTTTCAAGAGACAACTGTAGCTTTCCAACTAAAAGAGAGCAAACGACTGGTTAAGGAGAGCAGAATACCCTGGGTACCTCCAAACCCTACATCTCCACCTGCTTCGCCAAAACG TGCTGTCAAGATACCCAGGAATGCAAGATCCAAGGAACTCATTGGTAACTCAGCTTCACAGaaagggaaggcagaagaaagaaaactagGTCTCATGGAAAAAGAAGCTCTCAG GTCACAAGGTGCTTCTCCAACCCAGCTTGCAGACAAAGTTGAGAGTGCAGTACACGAGCACTTAGAACCTCTTTTGGACAAGGCACAG AAGGTAAATCTCTCCTTGGAAACAAGCAGTCATTTGAAGGATTCTTCATTTATGAACAAGCTCTCAACTCATGCAGCTGAAAAG GTTGAAGCAAATGCAGATATCCTGAGTGAAAAGCTACTGGATGATCTTCTGGAAGATACTGCTCAGGAGCTCTGGAGCATGGAGCAGCAGGAGAGACtccaggcccaggcgctggccATGGCAGACAGTGCTAGTTTGGAAACAATGTTGCAAAGGATGGAAGACATTGAA AGATACCAGGAAGCTGTACGCAGGAGACTTACCCAGATTGTGTACAGCGATTTGGAGTTCTGGGcccaggaagagaaaaaag aACTTCAAAATGCATCAATAGCTAAAAGACCTTCCTCTCCACATCCAATTCAGATAACTAAACTAGTTGGACAGAAAGAGCCAGAAATAGACATTATATTTGAAAAATCTTTTGATGGCAA GGGTGTTGATGAAAACAAAGACTCAGAGGAGAAACTGCAGCCTGGAAATGACATTCTGCAGCCCTTGAATCAGAGTATGTCTCTGCAAAATGAGTGCtgtgtttctctctctgttccaAAGCATATGTTCCAGAGCATCTTGGATTATAACAACAGATACAAGCATCACCTAAAGCTCATTTCCCATGAGGCAGTAGGCAGTTTCAATCCATGGCAGATTGCTGAGAG TCTTGCAGAGGAACTGACGGAAGAAGCCCTATGTGATgtggcagcagagctgcaggatgtTTGTGAGGATTATGCAGAAGCTGTGTTCATCTCAGAGTTTTTGCAGCCAACGTAG